A stretch of the Agromyces larvae genome encodes the following:
- the pgl gene encoding 6-phosphogluconolactonase — protein MTNDRRVLVHPDKGALAGAVAARFITKTLDILDDQELAHIVLTGGSMGAAVLEAVSASPARTTIDWSRVHVWWGDERWVDAGSADRNDAQADAALLDDLDLSAENVHRFPAADSGVDLDEAADRYAAELAAWAAPGFAHPVFDITFLGVGPDGHIASLFPHRSGIRVTDRTVIPVRNSPKPPPERLSLTRPVLNASQRVWFVLAGADKASALGLALAGASRDEVPVAGIKGRRRTVFFVDQDAAAEVPEELIARDY, from the coding sequence ATGACGAACGATCGGCGGGTGCTCGTGCACCCCGACAAGGGCGCCCTCGCGGGGGCGGTCGCGGCGCGGTTCATCACGAAGACCCTCGACATCCTCGACGACCAGGAGCTCGCGCACATCGTGCTCACCGGCGGGTCGATGGGTGCCGCCGTGCTGGAGGCCGTCTCCGCATCGCCCGCACGCACCACGATCGACTGGTCGCGGGTGCACGTGTGGTGGGGTGACGAGCGCTGGGTGGACGCGGGATCCGCCGATCGCAACGACGCCCAGGCCGACGCGGCCCTCCTGGATGACCTCGACCTCTCGGCCGAGAACGTGCATCGTTTCCCCGCGGCGGACTCCGGAGTCGACCTCGACGAGGCCGCCGATCGCTATGCGGCCGAGCTCGCCGCGTGGGCGGCGCCCGGCTTCGCGCACCCCGTGTTCGACATCACGTTCCTCGGCGTCGGACCCGACGGCCACATCGCGTCGCTCTTCCCGCACCGTTCCGGCATCCGGGTCACCGATCGCACGGTGATCCCGGTGCGCAACTCCCCCAAGCCGCCGCCCGAGCGGCTCAGTCTCACCCGCCCGGTGCTGAACGCGTCGCAGCGGGTGTGGTTCGTGCTCGCCGGAGCCGACAAGGCATCGGCGCTGGGCCTCGCGCTCGCGGGGGCGTCGCGCGACGAGGTTCCGGTCGCGGGCATCAAGGGCCGGCGACGCACCGTCTTCTTCGTCGACCAGGATGCTGCGGCCGAAGTGCCCGAGGAGCTCATCGCGCGCGACTATTGA
- the secG gene encoding preprotein translocase subunit SecG codes for MEILQVVLQVLLGLTSLLLTLLILLHKGRGGGLSDMFGGGVTSNLGASGVAERNLNRITVILGVVWIACIVVLGLITKFDTAL; via the coding sequence GTGGAGATTCTCCAGGTCGTACTGCAGGTGCTGCTCGGCCTCACCAGCCTGTTGCTGACGCTGCTGATCCTGCTGCACAAAGGCCGCGGCGGGGGTCTGTCCGACATGTTCGGCGGCGGCGTGACGTCGAATCTCGGCGCGTCGGGCGTGGCTGAACGCAATCTGAACCGCATCACCGTGATCCTCGGCGTCGTCTGGATCGCCTGCATCGTGGTGCTCGGATTGATCACCAAGTTCGACACCGCACTCTGA
- the gap gene encoding type I glyceraldehyde-3-phosphate dehydrogenase produces MSVKIGINGFGRIGRNYFRAALAQGADIDIVAVNDLTDNKTLAHLLKYDSITGRLDATVEYDDEHIIVDGKKIRSFEERDPANLPWGELGVDIVIESTGFFTKAADARKHIEAGAKKVLISAPATDEDATFVIGVNEQDYDPANHHIISNASCTTNCLAPLAKVFNDAFGIERGLMTTVHAYTADQNLQDGPHRDLRRARAAALNIVPTSTGAAKAIGLVLPELKGKLDGFALRVPVPTGSITDLTVTASRPVTVDEVKAAYKAAADGPLKGILKYTEDPIVSSDIVTDPHSSIFDAGLVRVIGDQVKLTSWYDNEWGYSSRLVDLTVYVAERL; encoded by the coding sequence GTGTCCGTAAAGATCGGAATCAACGGCTTCGGCCGCATCGGCCGCAACTACTTCCGTGCAGCGCTCGCTCAGGGCGCCGACATCGACATCGTCGCGGTCAACGACCTCACCGACAACAAGACCCTCGCGCACCTGCTCAAGTACGACTCGATCACCGGCCGCCTCGACGCGACCGTCGAGTACGACGACGAGCACATCATCGTCGACGGCAAGAAGATCCGTTCCTTCGAAGAGCGTGACCCGGCGAACCTGCCGTGGGGCGAGCTCGGGGTCGACATCGTGATCGAGTCGACCGGCTTCTTCACGAAGGCCGCCGACGCGCGCAAGCACATCGAGGCGGGTGCCAAGAAGGTGCTCATCTCGGCCCCTGCGACCGACGAGGACGCGACGTTCGTCATCGGCGTGAACGAGCAGGACTACGACCCGGCGAACCACCACATCATCTCGAACGCGTCGTGCACGACGAACTGTCTCGCCCCGCTCGCGAAGGTGTTCAACGACGCGTTCGGCATCGAGCGCGGCCTCATGACGACCGTCCACGCGTACACCGCCGACCAGAACCTGCAGGACGGCCCGCACCGCGACCTGCGTCGTGCGCGCGCCGCCGCCCTCAACATCGTGCCGACCTCGACGGGTGCGGCGAAGGCGATCGGCCTCGTCCTGCCCGAGCTGAAGGGCAAGCTCGACGGCTTCGCGCTGCGGGTGCCCGTGCCCACGGGCTCCATCACCGACCTCACCGTGACCGCGTCGCGGCCGGTCACGGTCGACGAGGTCAAGGCGGCGTACAAGGCGGCCGCCGACGGCCCGCTGAAGGGCATCCTCAAGTACACCGAGGACCCGATCGTGTCGAGCGACATCGTGACCGACCCGCACTCCTCGATCTTCGATGCCGGACTCGTCCGCGTCATCGGCGACCAGGTCAAGCTCACGTCGTGGTACGACAACGAGTGGGGCTACTCGAGCCGCCTGGTCGACCTCACGGTGTACGTGGCCGAGCGTCTCTGA
- the tpiA gene encoding triose-phosphate isomerase — MAVNRTPLIAGNWKMNLDHLQAIAFVQKLAWSLAEAKHAPADAEVAVFPPFTDLRSVQTLVAADSLPIAYGGQDLSAHDSGAYTGEISGAFLAQLDCAYVIIGHSERRTLHGETDAEVNAKVLAAQRHGLVPVLCVGETAEDLEQHGASAVPVAQLRAALAGVDASKEIVVAYEPVWAIGSGQAATPEQAEQVAAALRGVLAELLGDEIAARTRILYGGSVKAANIAAFMREPNVDGALVGGASLDIDEFSAIVRFKKHIGA, encoded by the coding sequence ATGGCAGTGAACCGTACGCCGCTCATCGCCGGCAACTGGAAGATGAACCTCGATCACCTGCAGGCGATCGCGTTCGTGCAGAAGCTCGCCTGGTCGTTGGCGGAGGCGAAGCACGCCCCCGCCGACGCCGAGGTGGCGGTGTTCCCGCCGTTCACCGATCTGCGCAGCGTGCAGACGCTGGTGGCGGCCGACTCGCTGCCGATCGCGTACGGCGGGCAGGACCTGTCGGCGCACGACTCCGGTGCCTACACCGGCGAGATCTCGGGTGCCTTCCTCGCGCAGCTCGACTGCGCGTACGTCATCATCGGGCACTCCGAGCGGCGGACCCTGCACGGCGAGACCGATGCCGAGGTGAACGCGAAGGTGCTCGCCGCCCAGCGGCACGGGCTGGTGCCCGTGCTCTGCGTCGGCGAGACGGCCGAGGATCTCGAGCAGCACGGTGCGAGTGCGGTGCCCGTTGCGCAGCTGCGCGCGGCGCTGGCCGGCGTCGACGCCTCGAAGGAGATCGTCGTCGCGTACGAGCCGGTCTGGGCGATCGGGTCGGGTCAGGCGGCGACGCCCGAGCAGGCCGAGCAGGTTGCGGCGGCGCTGCGAGGCGTCCTCGCGGAGCTGCTCGGCGACGAGATCGCCGCGCGCACGCGCATCCTCTACGGCGGGTCGGTCAAGGCCGCGAACATCGCCGCGTTCATGCGCGAGCCGAACGTCGACGGTGCGCTCGTCGGCGGAGCGAGCCTCGACATCGACGAGTTCAGCGCGATCGTCCGCTTCAAGAAGCACATCGGAGCCTGA
- the whiA gene encoding DNA-binding protein WhiA, whose amino-acid sequence MALTADVKEELARVEVQKTSVRAAELASILRFAGGLHIISNRIAIEAELDSPAIAKRVTRDLGELYGVRPTVSVISASGLRRQNQYLVRVLEGGETLARQTGLLDARRRPVRGLPNRLTTGSRPEVAAVWRGAFLAHGSLTDPGRSAALEITCPGNETAMALVGAAGRLGVSAKAREVRGVHRVVIRDGEAISAMLELMGATDTVRNWEELRQRREVRATANRLVNFDDANLRRSAQAAVAACARVERAMELLGDDIPDHLKYAGELRLAHRDASLDELGHHADPPMTKDAVAGRIRRLLAMADKRAVELGVPGTEASLPADLDVV is encoded by the coding sequence GTGGCATTGACCGCAGATGTGAAGGAGGAACTCGCTCGCGTCGAGGTCCAGAAGACGAGTGTGCGGGCCGCCGAGCTCGCCTCGATCCTCCGGTTCGCGGGCGGCCTGCACATCATCTCGAACCGCATCGCGATCGAGGCCGAGCTGGACTCGCCCGCGATCGCGAAGCGGGTCACCCGCGACCTCGGCGAACTGTACGGCGTGCGGCCGACGGTGTCGGTGATCTCGGCGTCGGGCCTGCGGCGGCAGAACCAGTACCTCGTCCGGGTGCTCGAGGGCGGTGAGACCCTCGCCCGGCAGACCGGCCTGCTCGATGCGCGTCGTCGGCCCGTGCGCGGGCTGCCGAACCGGCTGACGACCGGGTCGCGTCCCGAGGTCGCCGCCGTCTGGCGCGGGGCGTTCCTCGCGCACGGCAGCCTCACCGACCCGGGCCGTTCCGCGGCGCTGGAGATCACGTGCCCCGGCAACGAGACCGCGATGGCGCTGGTGGGCGCAGCCGGGCGGCTGGGCGTTTCGGCGAAGGCGCGGGAGGTGCGCGGCGTGCACCGGGTCGTCATCCGCGACGGCGAGGCGATCAGTGCGATGCTCGAGCTGATGGGCGCGACCGACACGGTGCGCAACTGGGAGGAATTGCGCCAGCGGCGCGAGGTGCGCGCCACCGCGAACCGGCTGGTGAACTTCGACGACGCGAACCTGCGGCGCAGTGCGCAAGCCGCCGTCGCGGCCTGCGCCCGCGTCGAGCGCGCCATGGAACTGCTGGGCGACGACATCCCCGACCACCTGAAGTACGCGGGCGAGCTGCGGCTCGCGCACCGCGACGCCAGCCTCGACGAGCTCGGCCATCACGCCGACCCGCCGATGACCAAGGACGCGGTGGCCGGCCGCATCCGCCGACTGCTCGCGATGGCCGACAAGCGCGCCGTCGAGCTGGGCGTCCCCGGCACCGAGGCGAGCCTTCCGGCCGATCTCGACGTGGTGTGA
- the uvrC gene encoding excinuclease ABC subunit UvrC, whose product MASTVPYRPKAGEIPTEPGVYRFRDAEGRVLYVGKAKNLRARLSNYFAPLHTLHERTRRMVTTATAVEWTVVASDVESLNLEITWINEWKPPFNVRFKDDKSYPYLVVTMADEAPRAMVTRKRAIPGARYFGPYPKMWALTDMLDILIRMFPIRTCKDSDYRRAMASGKPCFAGQIGRCFGPCSGKVTIEEHRANVDRFVAFMQNQDPRIVTELEREMRAAAAVQDYETAARRRDQLQAANAFFEKSAMVLGERVDLDVFGIEHDELAAAVHLFIVRGGRVRGERSWTVDKELDVPLADLVDSVLQNAYSDGILPPAEVVVPELPDDAAAVETWLGGLAGRRVRLRAARRGDKAALLATAAQNAKQTLMRYKTQRSSDFTTRSRALEDIQEALGMTDAPLRIECFDVSHLSGTNIVASMVVFEDGLPRKDEYRRFTIPASTDDTDSIHQVLTRRLAYLAPREASEASEASEASDPSEPAGAPDPTGAPDEPAATAKRAKFAYRPNLLVVDGGQPQVAAAARALHESGVTGIALCGIAKRLEEIWTPDSDFPVILPRNSDALFLFQRVRDEAHRFAITHQRQRRKRDISTVLSEVPGLGPARVRSLLRHFGSVARLRSASETEIAEVKGIGPTLAAAIRQRLSAELAPERG is encoded by the coding sequence GTGGCGAGCACCGTCCCGTACCGACCGAAGGCGGGGGAGATCCCCACCGAGCCCGGCGTGTACCGCTTCCGCGACGCCGAAGGGCGGGTGCTGTACGTCGGCAAGGCCAAGAACCTGCGCGCTCGGCTGTCGAACTACTTCGCGCCGCTGCACACGCTGCACGAACGCACCCGTCGCATGGTCACCACCGCGACCGCGGTCGAGTGGACGGTCGTCGCCAGCGACGTCGAGTCGCTGAACCTCGAGATCACCTGGATCAACGAGTGGAAGCCGCCGTTCAACGTGCGGTTCAAGGACGACAAGTCCTACCCGTATCTCGTGGTGACGATGGCCGACGAGGCGCCCAGGGCGATGGTCACCCGCAAACGCGCCATCCCGGGCGCCCGCTACTTCGGCCCCTACCCGAAGATGTGGGCGCTCACCGACATGCTCGACATCCTGATCCGGATGTTCCCGATCCGCACCTGCAAAGACAGCGACTACCGGCGGGCGATGGCCTCGGGCAAACCGTGCTTCGCCGGGCAGATCGGCCGCTGCTTCGGCCCGTGCTCGGGCAAGGTCACGATCGAGGAGCACCGCGCGAACGTCGATCGGTTCGTCGCGTTCATGCAGAACCAGGACCCGCGCATCGTGACCGAGCTCGAGCGCGAGATGCGGGCCGCGGCGGCGGTGCAGGACTACGAGACGGCGGCACGGCGGCGCGATCAGCTGCAGGCCGCCAACGCGTTCTTCGAGAAGAGCGCGATGGTGCTCGGCGAGCGCGTCGACCTGGACGTGTTCGGCATCGAGCACGACGAGCTCGCGGCCGCGGTGCACCTGTTCATCGTGCGCGGCGGGCGGGTCCGCGGCGAGCGGTCGTGGACCGTCGACAAAGAGCTCGACGTCCCCCTCGCGGATCTCGTGGACTCGGTCCTCCAGAACGCGTACAGCGACGGCATTCTGCCGCCGGCCGAGGTGGTCGTGCCCGAGCTGCCCGACGACGCGGCCGCGGTGGAGACCTGGCTGGGGGGTCTGGCGGGTCGACGGGTGCGTCTGCGCGCGGCCCGGCGCGGCGACAAGGCGGCGCTGCTGGCGACCGCCGCGCAGAACGCCAAGCAGACGCTGATGCGATACAAGACCCAGCGCAGCTCCGACTTCACCACGCGCTCACGCGCGCTCGAAGACATCCAGGAGGCGCTCGGCATGACGGATGCGCCGCTGCGCATCGAGTGCTTCGACGTCTCGCACCTGTCCGGCACGAACATCGTCGCCTCGATGGTGGTCTTCGAGGACGGCCTGCCGCGCAAAGACGAGTACCGCCGGTTCACCATCCCCGCCTCCACCGATGACACCGACTCGATCCACCAGGTGTTGACGCGCCGGCTCGCGTACCTCGCTCCACGCGAGGCATCCGAGGCATCCGAGGCATCCGAGGCATCCGACCCCTCCGAGCCGGCCGGAGCACCCGACCCGACCGGAGCACCCGACGAGCCGGCCGCGACCGCGAAGCGGGCGAAGTTCGCCTACCGACCGAACCTGCTCGTCGTCGACGGCGGGCAGCCGCAGGTCGCGGCGGCGGCGCGGGCGCTGCATGAATCGGGGGTGACGGGCATCGCGCTGTGCGGCATCGCGAAGCGACTCGAAGAGATCTGGACCCCCGACAGCGACTTCCCGGTCATCCTGCCGCGCAACTCCGACGCGCTGTTCCTGTTCCAGCGGGTGCGCGACGAGGCCCACCGGTTCGCGATCACGCACCAGCGACAGCGCCGCAAACGCGACATCTCGACGGTGCTGAGCGAGGTGCCCGGTCTCGGTCCGGCGAGGGTGCGTTCGCTGCTGCGTCACTTCGGCTCCGTGGCGCGACTGCGATCAGCGTCCGAAACCGAGATCGCCGAGGTGAAGGGCATCGGCCCGACGCTCGCCGCGGCGATCCGGCAGCGTCTCTCCGCCGAGCTCGCGCCCGAGCGCGGCTAG
- the rapZ gene encoding RNase adapter RapZ, whose translation MGEESAQQELVIVTGMSGAGRSTVADALEDLGWYVVDNLPPQMLRPLVDLAERAGASLPRIAAVVDIRGRDFFAELQDIVQALRNGVNVRVMFLDASDAALVRRFESVRRPHPLQDDGTILDGIVAERARMQAIRETADLIVDTSELNIHQLANLVTESFAESGRAGVHVTVVSFGFKYGLPPDADLVADARFLPNPFWVPELRPLTGADPAVSEFVLGQNGASDFIAAYTAALAPVLAGYQRENKRHATIAIGCTGGKHRSVAIARELAARIAGLPGVAVNVKDRDLGRE comes from the coding sequence ATGGGCGAGGAGTCCGCACAGCAGGAGCTGGTCATCGTGACCGGGATGTCTGGGGCGGGCCGTTCGACGGTGGCCGACGCGCTCGAAGACCTCGGATGGTACGTCGTCGACAATCTGCCGCCGCAGATGCTCCGCCCGCTCGTCGACCTCGCCGAACGCGCCGGCGCATCGCTGCCGCGGATCGCGGCGGTCGTCGACATCCGCGGCCGCGACTTCTTCGCCGAGCTCCAGGACATCGTCCAGGCGTTGCGCAACGGCGTGAACGTGCGGGTGATGTTCCTCGACGCGTCGGATGCCGCGCTGGTACGCCGGTTCGAGTCGGTTCGCCGGCCGCACCCCCTGCAGGACGATGGCACGATCCTCGACGGCATCGTCGCCGAGCGGGCGCGGATGCAGGCGATCCGCGAGACGGCGGATCTCATCGTCGACACCTCCGAGCTGAACATCCACCAGCTCGCGAACCTCGTCACCGAGTCGTTCGCCGAGTCCGGGCGGGCCGGCGTGCACGTCACCGTCGTGAGCTTCGGGTTCAAGTACGGGCTGCCGCCCGACGCCGACCTCGTCGCCGACGCCCGGTTCCTCCCGAACCCGTTCTGGGTGCCCGAGCTGCGGCCCCTCACCGGCGCCGACCCGGCCGTCTCCGAGTTCGTGCTCGGCCAGAACGGGGCATCCGATTTCATCGCGGCGTACACCGCGGCGCTCGCGCCGGTGCTCGCGGGCTATCAGCGCGAGAACAAGCGTCACGCGACCATCGCGATCGGATGCACCGGAGGCAAGCACCGCTCCGTGGCGATCGCCCGTGAGCTGGCCGCCCGCATCGCCGGACTCCCCGGCGTCGCGGTGAATGTGAAAGACCGCGACCTCGGTCGCGAATGA
- a CDS encoding phosphoglycerate kinase — MSLRTIDSLGPLAGKRVVVRSDLNVPLQGEVITDDGRVRASVPTIQALTGQGARVIVVSHLGRPDGAPDPRYSLAPVAERLGELLGAEVAFAADTVGPDAAAKVAALADGQVLVLENLRFNPGETSKDDDERRAFAEQLAGFADAVVSDGFGVVHRKQASVWDLEQLRPSAAGLLIAAELDVLDRLTENPERPYTVVLGGSKVSDKLGVIAHLLPRVDALLIGGGMLFTFLAAQGHAVGKSLLEADQIDTVRGYLDEAAERGVELVLPTDVVVAESFSADAAHEVAAADAIEQTAFGAAGLGLDIGPETAEAFAERIRASKTVFWNGPMGVFELTPFAEGTRTVAQSLTEVDGLSVVGGGDSAAAVRQLGFSDDQFGHISTGGGASLEFLEGKQLPGLEVLGWQ; from the coding sequence ATGTCGCTGCGAACGATCGATTCCCTCGGTCCGCTCGCCGGCAAGCGCGTCGTCGTCCGATCCGACCTCAACGTCCCGCTTCAGGGTGAGGTCATCACGGACGACGGCCGCGTGCGGGCGTCGGTGCCGACCATTCAGGCCCTGACCGGGCAGGGTGCCCGCGTCATCGTGGTCTCCCACCTGGGCCGCCCCGACGGGGCGCCCGATCCCCGGTACAGCCTGGCTCCGGTGGCCGAGCGGCTCGGTGAGCTGCTCGGCGCCGAGGTCGCGTTCGCGGCCGACACGGTCGGCCCGGATGCCGCGGCGAAGGTCGCGGCGCTCGCCGACGGGCAGGTGCTCGTGCTCGAGAACCTGCGCTTCAACCCGGGCGAGACCAGCAAGGACGACGACGAGCGACGCGCGTTCGCCGAGCAGCTCGCCGGGTTCGCCGACGCCGTCGTCTCCGACGGGTTCGGCGTCGTGCACCGCAAGCAGGCGAGCGTGTGGGATCTGGAGCAGCTGCGGCCGAGTGCCGCCGGCCTCCTGATCGCGGCCGAGCTCGACGTGCTCGACCGGCTCACCGAGAACCCCGAGCGGCCCTACACGGTCGTGCTCGGCGGCTCGAAGGTGTCCGACAAGCTCGGCGTCATCGCCCACCTGCTGCCGCGCGTGGACGCGCTGCTCATCGGCGGAGGCATGCTGTTCACCTTCCTGGCCGCGCAGGGCCATGCCGTGGGCAAGAGCCTCCTCGAGGCCGACCAGATCGACACCGTGCGCGGGTACCTCGACGAGGCCGCCGAGCGCGGCGTCGAACTGGTGCTGCCGACCGATGTCGTCGTCGCCGAGTCCTTCTCGGCCGACGCGGCCCACGAGGTCGCCGCGGCCGACGCGATCGAGCAGACCGCGTTCGGCGCCGCCGGGCTCGGACTCGACATCGGCCCCGAGACGGCCGAGGCCTTCGCCGAACGGATCCGTGCGTCGAAGACCGTGTTCTGGAACGGCCCGATGGGCGTGTTCGAGCTGACGCCGTTCGCCGAAGGCACCCGCACGGTCGCCCAGTCGCTCACCGAGGTCGACGGCCTCAGCGTGGTCGGCGGCGGCGACTCGGCTGCTGCGGTCCGCCAGCTCGGGTTCTCCGACGACCAGTTCGGACACATCTCGACCGGCGGCGGCGCGAGCCTCGAGTTCCTCGAAGGCAAGCAGCTTCCCGGACTGGAGGTGCTCGGATGGCAGTGA
- a CDS encoding RNA polymerase-binding protein RbpA — MVSGNSAIRGSRVGAGPMGEQDHGVHADRIAVSYWDAKGNETIRYFAANLPEDEIPDVIDSPSTGLPAGRDRDNPPALAKTEPYKTHLAYVKERRSEEEAATLLEEALQQLRARRGTATTD; from the coding sequence ATGGTTTCCGGCAACAGCGCGATTCGCGGCTCCCGCGTGGGAGCAGGCCCGATGGGGGAGCAGGACCACGGCGTCCACGCCGACCGCATCGCGGTGAGCTACTGGGACGCGAAGGGCAACGAGACGATCCGCTACTTCGCGGCCAATCTGCCCGAAGACGAGATCCCCGACGTCATCGACAGTCCGTCGACCGGTCTTCCCGCCGGTCGCGACCGCGACAACCCGCCCGCGCTCGCGAAGACCGAGCCGTACAAGACGCACCTCGCGTACGTGAAGGAGCGCCGTTCCGAGGAGGAGGCGGCGACGCTGCTCGAGGAGGCGCTCCAGCAGTTGCGCGCCCGCCGCGGCACCGCGACGACCGACTGA
- a CDS encoding superoxide dismutase: MADYTLPDLAYDYSALELAISGTIMELHHSKHHQAYVTGANTALAQLAEARESGNLANVNKLEKDLAFNLGGHVNHSIFWTNLSPDGGDKPTGELAAAIDDQFGSFDAFQAHFTATALGVQGSGWAVLAWDSIGQRLIVLQFFDQQANLPAGIVPLLMLDVWEHAYYLDYKNVRADYVKAFWTIANWANVQQRFDVAREKTAGLLLLS; encoded by the coding sequence ATGGCTGACTACACCCTCCCGGATCTGGCCTACGACTACTCGGCGCTCGAGCTGGCGATCAGCGGCACGATCATGGAGCTGCACCACTCGAAGCACCACCAGGCCTACGTGACCGGCGCGAACACCGCGCTCGCCCAGCTCGCCGAAGCGCGAGAATCGGGCAACCTGGCGAACGTGAACAAGCTCGAGAAGGACCTCGCGTTCAACCTCGGCGGTCACGTCAACCACTCGATCTTCTGGACGAACCTCTCGCCCGACGGCGGCGACAAGCCCACCGGCGAGCTCGCGGCCGCGATCGACGACCAGTTCGGCTCGTTCGACGCGTTCCAGGCGCACTTCACCGCCACGGCACTGGGCGTGCAGGGCTCGGGTTGGGCGGTGCTCGCCTGGGACTCGATCGGCCAGCGGCTGATCGTGCTGCAGTTCTTCGACCAGCAGGCGAACCTGCCTGCCGGCATCGTTCCGCTGCTCATGCTCGACGTGTGGGAGCACGCGTACTACCTCGACTACAAGAACGTGCGCGCCGACTACGTGAAGGCGTTCTGGACGATCGCGAACTGGGCGAACGTCCAGCAGCGGTTCGACGTCGCCCGTGAGAAGACCGCGGGCCTGCTGCTACTGTCATGA